CACCGCGATCGTTGCCGAAATACTGCTGCTTGAGCACCTCCCAACGCGCATACATATCCGCGGGAAGTATTTGCTCAAGGCTTGCGCCACCGGGATTTTTGCGCGCGCTGTAAGCGGAAGGAAGCAGGGCGAGCTTGCCGAAAAAACCTACATCCACACTCAATTTGGCGGCAGGCTGCTCCAGCACAGCTTGCGACTGAGCAAGGGTCTGCTCCACTTCCGCCGAGTGCCATTGCATATTCCTGGGAAGCGGCGTGAGAATTCCGAGCACCCACATCACGTGATCGCCCTTGCTCACTTTCCACAAGCCCGGACCTGGCTGTACGCCCGTGACGGTTATCGCTTGCAGCAAAGGCGCATTGGCACTGGATGATGTTGGAGCGGCGCCTGAAACGCCCGGAACCGTTTGCGTCCATGCAGGCGTCACCAGGAAAACGATGAGCAAACCAGCAAAAATGCGCATGCGTAATGGTTCCTGGATGACAGAGATAAGGTCGCCGCGATAATCGGCAGATTCTAACTGACCCGGTGGAAAGCATAGGGTTCCGGCTGGATCATTCCCCGCAAAAAGGGCCCCGAACAGGGGCCTTTCTTGTTGCACAACCATCCTGCTTACAACGCAGCCAGCGCCGCATTGAAGGTTTCGCTGGGCCGCATCGCCTTGCTCACCCGCGTCACATCCGGGTGGTAGTAGCCGTGGATGTCGTTGGGCCTGCCTTGCGCGCCGTTGAGCTCACCAACGATCTTGGCTTCGTTTTCGGTCAACACCTTGGCCAACGGGGCGAACTTGGCCTTCAGCGCCGCATCGTCATGCTGCTCAGCCAGAGCTTGCGCCCAATACATGGCGAGGTAAAAGTGGCTGCCGCGGTTATCCAGTTCACCAACCTTGCGCGCGGGTGATTTGTTGTTGTCGAGGAACCTGCCGTTGGCCTGGTCCAGCGTTTTGGCCAGCACTCGCGCCGTAGCGTTGTCGTAGCGGTTCGCCAAGTGTTCAAGCGAAGCGGCCAGCGCCAGGAACTCACCCAACGAATCCCAGCGCAAGCAATTCTCTTCCAGGAACTGCTGCACGTGCTTGGGCGCGGAGCCGCCAGCACCGGTTTCGAACAGGCCACCGCCCGCCATCAGCGGCACGATGGAGAGCATCTTGGCACTGGTGCCCAGTTCCATGATCGGGAACAGGTCGGTGAGGTAGTCGCGCAGTACGTTGCCGGTGACGGAGATGGTGTCCTGGCCCTTGCGGATGCGCTCCAGCGAAAACTGGGTGGCAGCCACCGGCGACAACGTGCGGATGTCCAGACCACTGAGATCGTGATCCTTCAGGTAGCGCTCGACCTTCGCGATGATCTGCGCGTCGTGCGCACGGTCCTTGTCGAGCCAGAACACGGCCGGCGTGTTGCTCAGGCGAGCACGGGTCACGGCCAGCTTCACCCAATCCTGCACCGGGGCATCCTTGGTCTGGCACATGCGCCAGATGTCACCGGCCTCCACGCTCTGTTCCAGCAACACGTTGCCGCTGGCATCGGTAACGCGCACCACGCCATCGCCGGCGATCTGGAAAGTCTTGTCGTGCGAGCCGTATTCTTCGGCAGCCTGCGCCATCAGGCCGACATTGGGCACACTGCCCATGCTGGACGGATCGTAGGCGCCGTGCGCTTTGCAGTCTTCGATCACGGTCTGGTAAACGCCTGCGTAGCAGCGATCCGGAATCACCGCCTTGGTGTCCTGCAGCCTGCCTTCGGTGTTCCACATTTTGCCGGAGTCGCGAATCATCGCCGGCATGGAGGCATCGATGATCACGTCGCTGGGCACATGCAGGTTGGTGATGCCCTTGTCGGAATTGACCATGGCCAGCGCGGGGCGCTTGGCGTATTCGGCGTCCACATCGGCCTTGATCTCGGCCTGCTTATCGTCCGGCAGTGAACCGATACGCGCATACAGATCACCCATGCCATTGTTCGGATTGAAACCGATGCCCTTGAGCGTGTCGGCATGCTTGGTCAGCACATCCTTGTAGAACTCGGTGACCACGTTGCCGAACATGATCGGATCGGAGACCTTCATCATGGTGGCCTTAAGATGCAGCGAAAACAGCACACCCTGCTGCTTGGCATCGTCGATCTGCGCGTCGATGAAACTGGCCAGCGCCCGCTTGCTCATCACGGCGGCGTCGATGATTTCACCAGCGGTAAGGCTGATCTTTTCCTTTAGCACGGTACTGCTGCCATCCTTGTCAAACCATTCGATCTTGGCGGCCGTGGGCTGCTCAACCACGATGGATTTCTCGCTACCGTAGAAATCGCCGCCGGACATATGCGCTACGTGAGTTTTGGAGTCGGCGCTCCATATACCCATCTTATGCGGATGCTTGCGTGCGTAGTTCTTCACGGATGGCGGCGCGCGACGGTCGGAGTTGCCTTCGCGTAGCACCGGGTTCACCGCACTGCCCTTCACCTTGTCGTAGCGCGCACGCACATTCCAGTCGCTGACGCCCTTGGGTTCTTCCGGATAGTCCGGCAAGGCATAACCTTGGCCCTGCAATTCCTTGATGGCGGCTTTGAGCTGCGGCATCGAGGCACTGATGTTGGGCAGCTTGATGATGTTGGCGTCCGGCGTGGTAGCCAGCTCACCCAGTTCGGTCAGGTCGTCGGAGACCCTCTGGTGGTCTTTAAGGATATCCGGAAACTGCGCCAAGATGCGGCCAGCAAGGGAGATATCGCGCGTCTCGACAGTGATCCCCGCGGTGCGCGTATAGGCATCGATGATCGGCAGCAGGGAGTGCGTGGCGAGATACGGCGCCTCATCGGTCAGCGTGTAAATGATCTTCGGCGTTTGTGACATGGTCTGCATGGGCCTCTGTGGCTACGACGTATCAATGAGGGTCGCGGCCGCCTGGTGTTACCGGGGAAGGGCATCCGCGAAAGCCGCCCATTGTCGCGTTTTCATCCTCGAGGTGAAAGCGACTGGTCTTGTCACGACGAATTTTCAGGGCGAGCTTTCACATTGGTAACCGGCTCCATGACGTGCTCGGCCTTATGGCACGACGAACTTTTGTGCATCGACCGGATAAGTCGACGTCGCGAGAGCGACCCAAACCGCATAAACCGGCAGGGTACAAGGCATGTTGAAGGTGGCTATGCATTAACTTGGGTAGATTGAGTACGCAAGGCACATTACAAATTCAACCGATTTAAAGAATCCCGCGCATGAATGCGTAATTAATTAATTGTTACCGAATTTTTCGACGTCAAACCCATTATCCAACCGCGCGCGCATCGACGTGTAGCACGCACACGTCGAATGCATTATTTACACCGCCGGCCATCACCTTTGCAAGCGACTGATTACGCACAGGAATGAGCAAATTCGTCGCGCACAAGCCCACATACCTGACGCGTATAAATTATGTGTCACACATTATCTCCATGTCTGGTTAATAGACATGTCGCGTGACATCCCGCAACGCGATGCACACATTTTCATGACCAAGCGTCACTTTATACTCGGCGCGGCGTTAATATGTCCTTCACGCATTGCGTACACCCACGCTACACAGCGCAGTGCCACAGGGGCGCTACCAAGGGTAGGAAGTCAAGCCACGCTGTAATCACACAGTATGACTGGGGAGTACGACCTTGAACATACAGCATCAAAAAATCGCGCTTGCGATCCGTGCGGCATTGATATGGGGCAGTTGTGTACTGACAACGACCGTAGCTGTAGCACAGACATCTACGTCTACTCAGCAAAGCCCCGCCGATCAGACAACGGCAACGCCGTCCCAGACCACCCCACCATCAACAGCCACACCACCGCCGCCACCGTCGAACAAAACGGTGACGCTGCAAGGCGTAACCGTTACCGGTTCGCTGATTCGCAATGTGGATGTGGAAACGGCACAGCCCGTGACCGAACTCTCACATGAAGCGTTGCAACAGCAAGGCTTCGTGACGGTTGGCCAGATTCTGCAAAACGTGTCTTCCGTTGGCTCGTCGGGTACCAGCAACCAGAGTGCCCTGGGCAATATCATCGGCCAGTACGCCAGCCTTCGCGGCCTCGGCGCGCCGCGTACCCTGATCCTGGTCGATGGACAACGCTACACCACCGATATTTTCGGCCAGACCGACCTGAGCACCCTGCCCAGCTCGATCATTGATCACGTCGAAATCTTGCAGGACGGTGCTTCGGCCATCTATGGTTCCGATGCCATCTCCGGCGTGATCAATATCATCACGAAGAAAGACTTCGATGGTGTACAGATCGATACCTACAACAGCGTTTATTCACCCGGAAGCGATGGTCGCACAGGACAGTTCAGCCTGACCGCAGGCAAGAAGTTCTCGCGCGGATCGTTCGTGTTCAATGCCACGATGCGGGACCAGAACGCGCTTAATGCACCGGATCGTGCTTACAGCCGGTATGGCTTCTTCACTTTCGGCCCTAATTACCCGCAAGCGGTGGGCCCGTCGGATTATGGCCAGATCACCGGCGCACTCAATCCAGCGACCGGTCAGCCGGTAAACATACCCGCTCTAGCTAATTCGATGGTCGCAGGCACGCCGGCGCCGCTGATCGTCAATGCCGGTGGCAATGGCATGAACATCGCCGACTACCATCCCGATACGTTCGGCATCATCTACCCATCGCCGACGTTCAACAATGACTACTTGAACTCGGCGTTTCTCAATACGCTGATTCCGAACAACCGCTTGCGTTCGTACACCTTGAAAGGCGACTACAAGCTTACCGACCACATTACCGCCAACTTCACGGGCACGTACAACACCAACTACTCCTATGTGATGATCGGCGGTTATCCGTTGAGTTCGGCCACGCCGATCAACGGCAACAATCTTGCTGCGGCGCTGGGACTGCCTGCAGGCAGCTTCCCTTCCACCTATTTCCCGGTGCTGTCTTCGCAGAGCTATTACAATCCGCTGCCCGGCAACAATCTGCAATTCACCTTGCCGCTGCTCTATCCCGACCGCGCCCTTCCTAACAAGGTCAAGCAGGCCGGCTTCCGCGTCGGGTTGGAAGGTGATTTCTCGATAGGCGAGCGCCTGTTCAACTGGGATGCCGGTTATAGCGACTACCGTTATGTGCAGGATAGCTTCGGTTACGGCAACCTCAATCTGGTCCATGTATACCAAGGACTCGGGCCATCGTTCATGGAGCCCAATGGCCAGGTGGTGTGCGGCACGCCAGGTAACGTGATTGCCGGTTGCGTGCCGATCAATCCGTTTTCCGGCGC
The sequence above is a segment of the Dyella sp. M7H15-1 genome. Coding sequences within it:
- a CDS encoding TonB-dependent receptor, coding for MNIQHQKIALAIRAALIWGSCVLTTTVAVAQTSTSTQQSPADQTTATPSQTTPPSTATPPPPPSNKTVTLQGVTVTGSLIRNVDVETAQPVTELSHEALQQQGFVTVGQILQNVSSVGSSGTSNQSALGNIIGQYASLRGLGAPRTLILVDGQRYTTDIFGQTDLSTLPSSIIDHVEILQDGASAIYGSDAISGVINIITKKDFDGVQIDTYNSVYSPGSDGRTGQFSLTAGKKFSRGSFVFNATMRDQNALNAPDRAYSRYGFFTFGPNYPQAVGPSDYGQITGALNPATGQPVNIPALANSMVAGTPAPLIVNAGGNGMNIADYHPDTFGIIYPSPTFNNDYLNSAFLNTLIPNNRLRSYTLKGDYKLTDHITANFTGTYNTNYSYVMIGGYPLSSATPINGNNLAAALGLPAGSFPSTYFPVLSSQSYYNPLPGNNLQFTLPLLYPDRALPNKVKQAGFRVGLEGDFSIGERLFNWDAGYSDYRYVQDSFGYGNLNLVHVYQGLGPSFMEPNGQVVCGTPGNVIAGCVPINPFSGAGGLTQNQINYLNILAGTHSFSEARNLSANLSGDMFTFPDSLGSGDATFAFGGDHRDISGGATPDLYTQEGLNTNLQQNPGRGSYGINEAYAEVNFPLLKDMTGAQLLNFDIAHRFSHYTNFGDTNNNQYKISYKPIDDLLIRGSYGTGFRAPSIANLYGGMMQSFTTYTDPCDVNFGLTGNSTVASRCLAGFGGIPAVGPGFTQLTASGVPVPGPNSTSATPFFTGANAALRPETSKSYTAGLVYSPSWFSGFNITADFYRIRVDNVITLPTASSILNNCYLLGELQQCAQFQRNAAGQVVNLLQALVNQGFLDERGEDFTASYLFPDTPVGKFKIDTNATYINSLKEQQVAGGPVISNTLGSYDTVLGAVWRFRDTTNINWSYRSFGATWTIRYYSSLTESCHPNNVALNEYFPCNMPDADLVNSPTGLQRQGALAFNDLQVNWDAPWKGRIALGATDVFNRKAPLSYTGVFSVAGPLGPTGTDGYSQYPYNPTYDIGRVIYLKYEQKFF
- a CDS encoding NADP-dependent isocitrate dehydrogenase translates to MSQTPKIIYTLTDEAPYLATHSLLPIIDAYTRTAGITVETRDISLAGRILAQFPDILKDHQRVSDDLTELGELATTPDANIIKLPNISASMPQLKAAIKELQGQGYALPDYPEEPKGVSDWNVRARYDKVKGSAVNPVLREGNSDRRAPPSVKNYARKHPHKMGIWSADSKTHVAHMSGGDFYGSEKSIVVEQPTAAKIEWFDKDGSSTVLKEKISLTAGEIIDAAVMSKRALASFIDAQIDDAKQQGVLFSLHLKATMMKVSDPIMFGNVVTEFYKDVLTKHADTLKGIGFNPNNGMGDLYARIGSLPDDKQAEIKADVDAEYAKRPALAMVNSDKGITNLHVPSDVIIDASMPAMIRDSGKMWNTEGRLQDTKAVIPDRCYAGVYQTVIEDCKAHGAYDPSSMGSVPNVGLMAQAAEEYGSHDKTFQIAGDGVVRVTDASGNVLLEQSVEAGDIWRMCQTKDAPVQDWVKLAVTRARLSNTPAVFWLDKDRAHDAQIIAKVERYLKDHDLSGLDIRTLSPVAATQFSLERIRKGQDTISVTGNVLRDYLTDLFPIMELGTSAKMLSIVPLMAGGGLFETGAGGSAPKHVQQFLEENCLRWDSLGEFLALAASLEHLANRYDNATARVLAKTLDQANGRFLDNNKSPARKVGELDNRGSHFYLAMYWAQALAEQHDDAALKAKFAPLAKVLTENEAKIVGELNGAQGRPNDIHGYYHPDVTRVSKAMRPSETFNAALAAL